Proteins encoded by one window of Ulvibacter sp. MAR_2010_11:
- a CDS encoding T9SS type B sorting domain-containing protein, with protein sequence MKKILLILILFIPIISFSQPIDIFQQFNGRYDFTAFGNTLNASPNPCFLQPSSAADLNLGPTETFLSAHLYWSGPWPTANGGDLDVSLNGIPVTASRTFSLTASTGINYFAAYADVSSIIAANGNGTYTFADLNIDLPATGACNGGTDFAGWAIYVIYEDPALLLNQISLFDGLEYISGGNPSLEIILTNIEVGSDDFSKIGFLAWEGDAAIANNETLLINGILIDNPPLNPGDNAFNGTNSYTDSNVLYNMDLDFFDLENIIQPGDTSITINLTSSQDFVMVNNIMTSVNSEIPDATISIDNIGVLCANNNLDIEYTVYNVNSTAPLPTNTPIAFYADNVLIGQSQTTVELPIDGSESGVITLFLPPGSTPTIFTLKAVVDDDGTGVGVVSEINEINNEDELVVDLNLEGLNLGPDIESCIGDTVFLNADVGDPDFVYQWFKDGIILPGATDPILPVTQDGTYYVEAFKGICFVSDEIDVHFNPPPIAVVPDDLLICDELPNDGFGEFDLTLRDAQIQDGQPDTFVTYFLSLSAAQANIFPIATPTAFTNTLQGFQRVFARLEESNFGCFDIVPLDLYVNDSPAITAPITDYFICDNDGDGIEVFDLTSKEDEILNILVNVTLTYHISQADATAGNAPIGTPDVYPSGNAVIWVRAENNAACFTVGSFNLVLGMVPSYTEVPEFFQCDDSVADGVTQFDLNSQNDVITGGNFNLSVSYYATQGDADTASMPLAIPYTNVTNPETIYVRVEDNNTGCYGTFAMDLIVVEAPEIFMPDPLVYCDVDNDGFGVFTLSDADEDVVGGNPSGSLVVSYHRTFADSQNGVNALLSPYNNVDPFNQIVYVRLVDLATGCYNLTTLELIVEESPQISDPSPLVICDTNGDGLAIFNLTLVEPELYAGLDPSDYTTTYYDDPGLAVAIANPTVYPNVTNPQTIYIVVEDIVNGCQSQTTVELIVSLPPAVVSPTPLELCDVNNPGDEMEAFNLNSKIGEITAGNSTLVVTFHATQADADTGDNALVSPYVNTVPQPQTVYIRVRDGNTGCIVSQGYTLDLVVNPVPSPVSPTPLEVCDDDNDGFSSFDLTLKTAEIIGGEPFVSVTYHENPTDAQTGASALISPYFNIVANQQTIYARAEYSPSNPPPSNTGCFRVVELDLIVLSSPVVPVTLPPLLVCDDDGDGVGEFDLTLQEAVIFGGFPPPANYVLTYHLSQGDADTGTNAIGSPQMYTNVSNPQSIFIRVFDTATGCYTVREFELQVVAGPLVSQAEDFTVCDDVGLPNDGFTEFDLTLKDEEIIGIVLGVEVYYYVSQADADADENRIIPSSSYTNISNPQTIFARVFDTNSQCVNTSINFELRVLNNPVVNTPDPIALCDDNNPGDEIEVFDLTQREGQITGNPALDITYFENYQDAFDNVNAISEDISDPIHVGAYPNTSNPQIIYVRVTNLATVYECFEIVELELIVNGFADISASIEDMIVCEINSDGIAIFDLTQKIDEILNGQDPLIHQVSFYETPGDATAGLNPIGATTSYESDGSVSPPGQEIYVGILNTQTGCYIASSEDPVGSGEYSLTFHLQVLEGAEAFPPAGPYVLCDEVAPNDGFTEFDLSVLALEILAGQPYDVTFYETMELAEAGDVATALPTLYTNIVNPQIIYARVTNADTQCYATVSAILKVEQLPTVVLDETYRLCLDADGNPIAEEEGSASPPTIDTGLDPTLYTFAWTLNGSVLLGEVGPSLVALQSGGYTVTITENANGCSQEFSTTVIESSPPLVYGAEVISGAFASSHVIEAMAEGLGTYVFQLDDGPFQDDPIFTGVTAGIHTVTIKDVNGCGSVIVEVSIIDYPRLITPNFDGYHDTWNIIGIGNGDPTAKIYIFDRFGKLLKQLSPLGPGWDGTYNGNPLPSSDYWFRVEYTEDDMQKEFKGHFTLKR encoded by the coding sequence GTGAAAAAAATTCTACTAATTTTAATCTTGTTTATCCCCATAATTTCTTTTTCTCAGCCTATTGATATATTTCAGCAGTTTAACGGAAGGTACGATTTTACTGCCTTTGGAAACACTTTAAATGCCAGCCCAAACCCTTGTTTTCTTCAACCAAGTAGTGCTGCCGATTTGAATTTAGGGCCTACCGAAACTTTTTTATCGGCTCATTTGTATTGGTCGGGACCTTGGCCCACAGCAAATGGTGGTGATTTGGATGTTTCACTTAATGGAATTCCGGTAACAGCGTCCAGAACATTTAGTTTAACGGCTTCAACAGGGATAAATTATTTTGCGGCCTATGCAGATGTTTCCAGTATTATAGCAGCGAATGGCAATGGCACGTACACCTTTGCAGATTTAAATATTGATTTACCTGCCACAGGTGCTTGTAACGGGGGAACCGATTTTGCGGGGTGGGCTATCTATGTTATATACGAGGACCCGGCATTATTATTAAATCAAATTAGTCTTTTTGACGGACTTGAATATATATCCGGAGGAAATCCTTCCTTGGAAATTATCCTGACCAATATTGAAGTGGGCTCCGATGATTTTTCTAAAATAGGCTTTTTAGCGTGGGAAGGTGATGCAGCCATCGCCAATAATGAGACTTTATTAATTAATGGGATTCTTATAGACAATCCCCCTCTTAATCCGGGTGATAATGCATTTAATGGAACCAATAGTTATACAGATTCAAATGTATTGTACAATATGGATTTGGATTTTTTTGACCTCGAAAATATTATACAACCGGGAGATACGAGTATAACCATCAATCTTACTTCTTCTCAGGATTTTGTGATGGTTAATAATATTATGACGAGTGTGAATTCTGAAATCCCCGATGCGACTATTTCAATAGACAACATTGGAGTATTATGCGCAAATAACAACTTAGATATTGAGTACACTGTTTATAATGTAAATAGTACGGCTCCCCTTCCTACTAATACTCCTATCGCCTTTTATGCAGATAATGTGCTAATTGGGCAATCACAAACCACTGTCGAATTGCCAATTGACGGATCGGAGAGCGGTGTAATTACATTATTCCTTCCTCCGGGATCGACGCCCACTATTTTTACTTTAAAAGCTGTAGTAGATGATGATGGTACCGGGGTTGGTGTTGTTTCTGAAATAAATGAAATAAATAACGAAGACGAGTTAGTTGTCGATTTAAATCTTGAAGGGCTCAACCTTGGACCCGATATTGAAAGCTGTATAGGGGATACAGTATTTTTAAATGCTGATGTTGGAGATCCCGATTTTGTGTATCAATGGTTTAAAGATGGTATTATACTTCCCGGAGCAACAGATCCTATTTTACCGGTTACCCAAGATGGTACTTACTATGTTGAAGCTTTTAAAGGAATTTGTTTTGTTTCAGATGAGATAGACGTTCATTTTAATCCACCTCCCATCGCCGTTGTTCCCGATGATTTATTGATTTGCGACGAATTACCCAACGACGGTTTCGGGGAGTTTGATCTAACCCTTCGCGACGCTCAGATACAGGATGGTCAGCCCGATACTTTTGTGACCTACTTTTTGAGTTTATCGGCGGCTCAGGCTAATATTTTCCCTATTGCCACTCCTACTGCCTTTACCAATACCTTACAGGGTTTCCAAAGAGTATTTGCACGTTTGGAGGAGTCTAATTTTGGATGTTTCGATATTGTTCCCTTAGATTTATATGTGAACGATTCTCCTGCCATTACTGCACCTATTACCGATTATTTTATTTGCGACAATGATGGGGATGGGATTGAGGTTTTCGATTTAACTTCGAAGGAGGATGAGATCTTGAATATTTTGGTCAATGTTACATTGACCTATCATATTTCTCAGGCGGATGCTACTGCGGGCAATGCACCTATTGGCACCCCTGATGTGTATCCCAGCGGCAATGCTGTAATTTGGGTACGGGCCGAGAATAATGCGGCGTGTTTTACTGTGGGCAGTTTTAATTTGGTATTGGGTATGGTTCCTTCCTATACGGAGGTTCCTGAGTTTTTCCAGTGTGATGATTCGGTAGCCGATGGAGTAACCCAGTTTGATTTGAATTCACAAAACGATGTGATCACGGGTGGTAATTTTAATTTGAGTGTAAGTTATTATGCCACGCAAGGAGACGCCGATACGGCGAGTATGCCATTGGCTATTCCCTATACGAATGTGACCAATCCCGAGACGATTTATGTACGCGTTGAGGATAATAATACGGGCTGTTATGGCACCTTTGCCATGGATTTAATTGTTGTGGAGGCTCCCGAGATCTTTATGCCCGATCCTTTGGTGTACTGCGATGTAGACAATGATGGTTTTGGTGTGTTCACCCTAAGTGATGCCGATGAGGATGTAGTAGGAGGGAACCCTTCGGGGAGTTTGGTGGTGAGTTACCACCGCACCTTTGCCGACTCACAAAATGGAGTGAATGCCTTGTTGAGTCCTTATAATAATGTGGATCCTTTCAATCAGATTGTATATGTTCGTTTGGTTGATTTGGCTACGGGTTGTTACAATCTAACGACTTTGGAATTAATTGTAGAGGAGAGTCCTCAGATAAGTGATCCTTCGCCTTTGGTTATTTGTGATACCAATGGGGATGGTTTGGCTATTTTTAATTTGACCTTGGTAGAGCCTGAGCTTTATGCCGGCTTGGATCCTTCAGATTACACCACGACCTATTACGATGATCCGGGATTGGCTGTTGCCATTGCTAACCCCACGGTCTATCCCAATGTGACCAATCCCCAGACCATTTATATTGTTGTGGAAGATATTGTCAATGGCTGTCAGAGTCAGACCACGGTAGAACTTATTGTGAGTCTACCTCCTGCGGTTGTATCTCCCACTCCTTTGGAGCTTTGTGATGTGAACAATCCGGGCGATGAGATGGAGGCCTTTAATTTAAACAGTAAGATAGGGGAGATCACAGCAGGCAATAGCACTTTGGTAGTTACCTTCCATGCCACTCAGGCAGACGCCGATACGGGGGATAATGCTTTGGTGAGTCCTTATGTCAATACGGTGCCTCAGCCACAGACGGTGTACATTCGAGTACGCGATGGCAATACGGGCTGTATTGTGAGTCAGGGGTATACGCTGGATTTGGTAGTGAACCCGGTACCCTCTCCTGTGAGTCCTACTCCTTTGGAGGTTTGTGACGATGACAACGATGGTTTTTCCTCGTTTGATTTAACCCTAAAGACAGCGGAGATTATCGGTGGCGAACCTTTTGTGAGTGTTACCTACCATGAGAACCCGACGGATGCTCAGACGGGTGCTTCTGCACTTATAAGTCCTTATTTTAATATAGTTGCCAATCAGCAGACCATTTACGCACGTGCAGAATACAGTCCATCGAATCCCCCACCGAGCAATACGGGTTGTTTCCGTGTTGTGGAGTTGGATTTGATTGTGTTGTCTTCCCCTGTGGTACCTGTTACCCTACCGCCTTTGTTGGTATGTGATGACGACGGGGATGGTGTGGGAGAGTTTGATTTAACCCTTCAGGAGGCAGTTATCTTTGGAGGCTTTCCACCTCCTGCAAATTATGTATTGACCTATCATCTGAGTCAAGGAGATGCCGATACGGGCACCAATGCCATTGGTTCTCCCCAGATGTATACCAATGTGAGTAATCCACAGAGTATTTTTATACGAGTATTCGATACGGCTACGGGCTGTTATACGGTCAGGGAGTTTGAGCTGCAGGTAGTGGCCGGTCCACTGGTTAGCCAGGCTGAAGATTTTACCGTATGTGATGATGTGGGTCTTCCCAACGATGGTTTTACGGAATTTGACCTTACGCTCAAAGATGAGGAGATCATCGGTATAGTGTTAGGAGTAGAGGTGTACTATTACGTGAGTCAGGCCGACGCCGATGCCGATGAGAACCGGATTATCCCCTCGAGCAGTTATACCAATATCAGCAATCCACAGACGATTTTCGCCAGAGTATTTGATACCAACAGCCAGTGTGTTAACACGAGTATCAACTTTGAGCTTCGCGTGTTGAACAATCCTGTTGTCAACACCCCCGATCCTATAGCGTTGTGTGATGACAATAATCCGGGCGATGAGATAGAGGTGTTCGATTTAACCCAGAGAGAGGGACAGATAACGGGAAACCCTGCCTTAGACATTACCTATTTTGAGAATTATCAGGATGCCTTTGACAATGTCAATGCGATTTCTGAGGATATATCGGACCCTATTCATGTGGGTGCGTATCCCAATACGAGCAATCCACAGATTATCTATGTACGGGTTACGAACCTGGCTACGGTCTATGAGTGTTTTGAGATTGTGGAGTTGGAGTTAATTGTCAATGGTTTTGCAGACATCAGTGCGAGTATTGAAGACATGATCGTGTGTGAGATTAACAGTGATGGGATTGCTATTTTTGATTTAACCCAGAAGATAGATGAGATATTAAACGGTCAGGATCCGCTGATCCATCAGGTTAGTTTCTATGAGACACCGGGTGATGCTACGGCGGGGTTGAATCCCATAGGAGCCACCACCAGTTATGAGAGTGACGGTAGTGTGAGTCCTCCGGGGCAAGAGATCTATGTAGGGATTTTAAATACGCAAACGGGCTGTTATATTGCAAGTAGCGAAGACCCTGTGGGCAGTGGGGAGTACAGTTTGACCTTCCACCTTCAGGTGTTGGAGGGGGCAGAGGCGTTCCCTCCTGCGGGTCCTTATGTACTTTGTGACGAGGTGGCTCCCAATGATGGCTTTACCGAGTTTGATTTGAGTGTTCTGGCCTTAGAGATATTAGCAGGTCAACCCTATGATGTTACTTTTTATGAGACTATGGAATTGGCCGAGGCGGGAGATGTAGCTACGGCGCTACCAACTTTGTATACCAACATTGTAAATCCACAGATTATCTACGCACGTGTTACCAATGCAGATACCCAGTGTTATGCTACGGTCTCTGCCATCTTGAAGGTAGAGCAGTTGCCTACTGTTGTTCTGGATGAGACGTATCGTTTGTGTTTGGACGCAGATGGCAATCCAATTGCGGAGGAAGAGGGTTCTGCTTCACCTCCTACCATCGATACGGGTCTGGATCCTACCTTATATACCTTTGCCTGGACTCTTAACGGTTCGGTGTTGTTGGGAGAGGTAGGTCCATCGCTTGTAGCCTTGCAGAGTGGCGGCTATACGGTTACCATCACGGAGAATGCCAATGGATGTAGTCAGGAGTTTAGCACTACGGTGATAGAGTCTTCTCCCCCGCTGGTCTATGGCGCCGAGGTGATAAGTGGCGCTTTTGCTTCGAGTCATGTCATTGAGGCGATGGCCGAGGGACTAGGCACCTATGTGTTCCAGTTGGACGATGGTCCTTTCCAGGACGATCCGATATTTACGGGCGTTACGGCCGGTATACATACGGTAACGATCAAGGATGTAAATGGTTGTGGTAGTGTGATTGTAGAGGTGAGTATTATCGATTACCCGCGTCTTATCACTCCTAATTTTGATGGGTATCACGACACGTGGAATATCATTGGTATTGGCAATGGTGACCCTACGGCAAAAATTTATATATTTGACAGGTTTGGAAAGTTACTCAAACAACTCAGTCCCCTTGGTCCGGGATGGGATGGAACCTACAATGGGAACCCGTTACCCTCGAGTGACTACTGGTTTAGAGTAGAATATACCGAGGACGACATGCAAAAAGAATTTAAAGGACACTTTACGTTAAAAAGATAG
- a CDS encoding OmpP1/FadL family transporter: protein MKRITFLLIMVCFMAVVNAQDITDGLRYSMDDTNGTARFNALSGAFGALGGDFSAIAINPAGSAVFLTNGATVSLGLHDRENNASYFNSSAKSFDTDVTLNQAGIVFVFNNATEDSSWKKFTLGLNFNNDKNYDDELFIAGTGNTSIGEFFLANAQGIPLELLQLQGGETISDLYAYLGETQGSAAQNAFLGYQGYIFDPMDPNDTQNTQYMSNITDGSFNQEYIALQRGFRGKYTLNFAAQYTEDFYFGINLNSHSIDFDKSTYLYESNSNAGSLVRQVGFENNLSVLGAGFSAQFGGIMKVADNLRFGLTYDTPTWYVISEETTQYLETVRVEDGSSISEIIDPRIINVYEDYNLRTPGKIAASAAYIFEKQGLLSFDYSYKDYSQIQFRPSNDPFFVIENLNINNALKGASSYKIGGEYRINELSLRGGFRFEESPYKNGTTVGDLQGFSAGLGYNFGNYTFDLSYARAEQSRERQLYKVGLTDTASINTITSNFIFTLGFNL, encoded by the coding sequence ATGAAAAGAATTACATTCTTACTCATAATGGTCTGCTTTATGGCTGTTGTGAATGCTCAAGACATAACTGACGGTCTCAGGTACTCAATGGACGACACCAATGGAACCGCTCGATTTAACGCGTTAAGTGGTGCTTTTGGAGCTTTGGGAGGGGATTTCTCCGCCATTGCGATCAATCCGGCAGGAAGTGCTGTGTTCTTAACAAATGGCGCTACGGTTTCACTTGGGCTGCATGACCGAGAAAATAATGCTTCCTACTTTAATTCTTCTGCAAAAAGCTTTGATACCGACGTAACTCTAAATCAGGCCGGTATTGTCTTTGTTTTTAATAACGCGACCGAAGACTCGTCATGGAAGAAATTTACCCTCGGACTCAATTTTAACAATGACAAAAATTATGACGATGAATTGTTTATCGCGGGGACGGGAAATACATCTATTGGAGAGTTTTTCCTAGCAAATGCACAAGGAATACCCCTGGAATTACTACAATTACAGGGTGGTGAAACCATATCAGACTTATATGCTTATTTAGGAGAGACTCAGGGTTCAGCCGCTCAAAATGCGTTTTTAGGATATCAGGGATATATTTTTGATCCAATGGATCCAAACGACACTCAGAATACTCAGTATATGTCGAACATTACCGACGGAAGCTTCAATCAAGAATATATCGCACTACAAAGAGGGTTTAGAGGAAAATACACATTGAATTTTGCTGCACAATATACAGAGGATTTTTACTTCGGAATTAATTTGAATTCACATAGTATTGATTTTGATAAGAGCACATATTTATACGAAAGCAATTCCAATGCGGGAAGTTTAGTAAGACAAGTTGGTTTTGAAAATAACTTATCTGTTTTGGGTGCAGGATTTTCGGCTCAATTTGGAGGAATTATGAAGGTTGCGGATAATTTGAGATTCGGACTTACCTACGACACTCCTACCTGGTATGTTATTTCTGAAGAAACCACCCAATATTTAGAAACTGTGCGTGTTGAGGATGGAAGTTCAATTTCGGAAATTATAGATCCTCGTATTATCAATGTATATGAAGACTACAATTTAAGAACCCCGGGTAAGATAGCTGCGAGCGCCGCCTATATTTTTGAAAAACAAGGCTTGCTAAGTTTTGATTATTCATACAAGGATTATTCACAAATTCAATTCAGACCGAGCAACGATCCTTTCTTTGTGATTGAAAACTTAAATATCAATAATGCTTTGAAAGGTGCGTCAAGCTACAAAATAGGTGGAGAATATCGGATAAATGAATTAAGTCTTAGAGGTGGATTTCGCTTTGAGGAAAGCCCTTATAAAAACGGGACAACTGTAGGCGACTTGCAGGGTTTTTCAGCAGGTCTTGGTTACAATTTTGGTAATTATACGTTTGATCTATCCTATGCGAGAGCTGAACAAAGCAGAGAGCGACAATTATATAAGGTTGGGCTAACAGATACTGCCTCCATTAACACTATTACCAGTAATTTCATTTTCACTTTAGGGTTTAACCTTTAA